From a region of the Latilactobacillus sakei genome:
- a CDS encoding lactate oxidase produces MATEKYMAGSAEEALDIINLYELEEAAGKVVPKGGFGYIYSGAGDLYTINENITAFNHKYIAPRVLQDIENPDTSTEIFGDHLTAPIIMAPVAAHKLVNTQGEVATAKGVAEYGSLLTMSSFASASIDDMATAADGAPQWFQLYMSKDNDINRKILDEAMAHNVKAIVLTADATVGGNRETDKRNHFTFPVGLPIVEAYQTGVGQTMDAVYKSAKQRLNPKDVAFISEYTHLPVFVKGIQTAEDVEIALQAGAKGIWVSNHGGRQLDGGPAAFDSLHVVAKAVNKRVPIVFDSGVRRGQHVFKALAEGADIVAIGRPVIYGLALGGSIGVKNVFEYLQKELELVMQLAGTHNIDEVKATQLVDNHYGN; encoded by the coding sequence ATGGCAACTGAAAAATATATGGCAGGTTCTGCAGAAGAAGCATTGGATATTATCAATCTCTATGAATTAGAGGAAGCCGCTGGTAAAGTTGTCCCTAAGGGCGGTTTTGGTTATATCTATAGTGGTGCAGGTGACCTCTATACCATTAATGAAAATATCACAGCATTTAATCATAAATATATCGCACCACGCGTCTTACAAGATATTGAAAATCCAGATACATCAACCGAAATTTTTGGGGATCATTTAACAGCGCCAATCATCATGGCACCCGTTGCCGCACATAAGTTAGTTAATACGCAAGGCGAAGTGGCAACTGCTAAAGGGGTGGCGGAATATGGCTCACTTTTAACGATGAGTTCATTTGCCTCAGCAAGTATCGATGATATGGCAACCGCAGCTGATGGCGCACCACAATGGTTCCAACTCTATATGAGCAAAGATAATGATATCAACCGCAAAATATTAGACGAAGCAATGGCTCATAATGTGAAAGCAATTGTCTTAACGGCTGATGCGACAGTTGGTGGTAATCGTGAAACAGATAAGCGCAATCATTTTACTTTTCCAGTTGGTTTGCCAATTGTTGAAGCCTATCAAACAGGTGTGGGTCAAACAATGGATGCTGTTTACAAATCAGCTAAGCAACGTTTGAATCCTAAGGATGTTGCCTTTATTTCCGAATACACACATTTACCAGTCTTCGTTAAAGGAATCCAAACTGCTGAAGATGTTGAAATTGCCCTTCAAGCCGGTGCTAAAGGTATTTGGGTCTCAAATCATGGGGGACGCCAATTAGATGGTGGACCAGCAGCTTTTGATTCATTACATGTGGTTGCTAAAGCTGTTAATAAACGGGTCCCAATTGTCTTTGATAGTGGTGTTCGCCGTGGTCAACATGTCTTTAAGGCTCTAGCAGAAGGGGCTGACATTGTTGCAATTGGCCGGCCTGTAATCTATGGTTTAGCATTAGGTGGTAGTATCGGTGTTAAGAACGTCTTTGAATATTTACAAAAGGAATTAGAATTAGTGATGCAACTTGCTGGTACGCATAACATAGATGAAGTGAAAGCAACGCAGCTAGTAGATAATCACTACGGTAATTAA
- a CDS encoding threonine--tRNA ligase, with amino-acid sequence MAEIQLTFPDGAQKTFEQATSLLDVAKSISTSLAKKAIAGKFNGEVVDLQQPLLEDGAIEIITKDDQAVNLTATWHTAAFVLAATLSQHYPEMQFGEVMATEDGFYYDTDNEAGQVAVTDLPEIKSEMAKLIQSGAAISRVNVSKDDAKQLFAGQTYKLALLDEVEADHVLVYQLGDYSDFSLAPMLGKVSDVKFFELLSVAGAYWQGKSSNQMLQRIYGTAYPKQEELDADLKRRQEAKERDHRVIGNQLDLFFVDPKVGAGLPYWLPNGATIRRSIERYIIDKEVANGYEHVYTPILANLDLYKQSGHWDHYREDMFPPMDMGDGEMLELRPMNCPSHIQVYKHHPRSYRELPIRLAELGMMHRYEKSGALSGLQRVREMTLNDGHTFVRPDQIQNEFKSILKLMIEVYSDFNINDYTFRLSYRDPANTEKYFDDDEMWNKAQAMLKGAMDDLGLDYVEAEGEAAFYGPKLDVQTKTAMGNEETLSTIQLDFMLPERFDLHYVGEDGEMHRPVMIHRGLVSTMERFTAYLTEIYKGAFPTWLAPTQAVIIPVKNDLHYDYAKNIKDEMIKHGLRVRIDDRNEKMGYKIREAQTSKIPYTLVVGDQELAQATVSVRKYGEENAAEEASDMFINAIVAEVGNYSRDGKQHAKQINL; translated from the coding sequence ATGGCAGAAATTCAATTAACTTTTCCAGATGGTGCTCAAAAAACATTTGAGCAAGCAACCAGTTTACTAGATGTTGCAAAATCAATCAGTACGAGCTTGGCAAAAAAGGCAATCGCCGGCAAATTTAACGGTGAAGTGGTTGATTTACAACAACCACTTTTGGAAGACGGGGCAATCGAAATCATCACTAAAGATGATCAAGCGGTTAACCTCACTGCCACTTGGCATACTGCAGCCTTCGTATTAGCTGCTACTTTAAGTCAACACTATCCAGAAATGCAATTTGGTGAAGTCATGGCAACCGAAGATGGTTTCTACTATGATACAGATAACGAGGCTGGCCAAGTTGCTGTGACAGATTTACCAGAAATTAAATCAGAAATGGCTAAATTAATCCAATCAGGGGCAGCAATTTCACGGGTCAATGTTTCAAAAGATGACGCTAAGCAATTATTTGCCGGCCAAACTTATAAACTTGCTTTATTAGACGAAGTTGAAGCTGATCACGTTTTAGTTTACCAATTAGGTGATTACTCAGACTTTAGCTTAGCACCAATGTTAGGTAAAGTTAGTGACGTTAAATTCTTCGAATTATTATCAGTTGCTGGTGCTTATTGGCAAGGTAAATCAAGTAACCAAATGTTACAACGGATTTACGGAACAGCTTATCCTAAACAAGAAGAACTTGATGCTGATTTGAAACGTCGTCAAGAAGCTAAGGAACGTGATCACCGTGTTATTGGTAATCAATTAGACTTATTCTTCGTTGACCCTAAAGTCGGTGCTGGCCTTCCTTACTGGTTACCAAATGGTGCGACAATTCGTCGTTCAATCGAACGTTACATTATTGACAAGGAAGTTGCTAATGGTTACGAACATGTTTACACACCAATCTTGGCGAACTTAGACTTGTACAAACAATCAGGACACTGGGATCACTATCGTGAAGACATGTTCCCACCAATGGACATGGGCGATGGCGAAATGCTTGAATTACGGCCAATGAACTGTCCATCACATATCCAAGTTTACAAACATCATCCACGTTCATACCGTGAATTACCAATTCGTTTAGCTGAACTTGGTATGATGCACCGTTATGAAAAATCAGGTGCGCTTTCAGGGTTACAACGGGTGCGTGAAATGACTTTAAATGATGGTCACACATTCGTTCGTCCAGATCAAATTCAAAATGAATTCAAATCAATCTTAAAATTGATGATCGAAGTTTACTCAGACTTTAACATCAATGATTACACATTCCGTTTAAGTTATCGTGATCCTGCTAACACAGAAAAATACTTCGATGATGATGAAATGTGGAATAAGGCACAAGCAATGTTGAAGGGTGCCATGGATGATCTTGGCCTAGACTATGTCGAAGCTGAAGGTGAAGCTGCTTTCTACGGTCCTAAATTAGACGTTCAAACAAAGACGGCTATGGGGAATGAAGAAACACTTTCAACAATCCAATTAGACTTTATGTTGCCAGAACGTTTTGACCTACATTATGTTGGTGAAGATGGCGAAATGCATCGGCCAGTTATGATTCACCGTGGTTTAGTATCAACAATGGAACGTTTCACAGCTTACTTAACAGAAATTTACAAAGGCGCTTTCCCAACATGGTTAGCACCAACACAAGCTGTGATCATTCCAGTTAAGAATGATCTTCACTATGACTATGCTAAAAACATTAAAGATGAAATGATTAAACACGGTTTACGGGTTCGGATCGATGATCGTAACGAAAAAATGGGTTATAAGATTCGTGAAGCTCAAACAAGCAAGATTCCATACACATTAGTTGTTGGGGATCAAGAACTTGCACAAGCAACCGTTTCTGTCCGTAAATACGGCGAAGAAAATGCTGCCGAAGAAGCTTCAGACATGTTCATCAATGCAATTGTTGCAGAAGTCGGTAACTACAGCCGAGATGGCAAACAACACGCAAAGCAGATTAATCTATAA
- a CDS encoding primosomal protein DnaI: MENMGKDLTDYMNRQRLNQRFNKLVEEALQDPDVQAFIQANQAALSQETVARSAAKIYEYVNEKKKILNGETTLAPGYAPKLVLSNHFIDVSYEPTADLVQKRAQAELKARVKSINMPKDIVEASLAHYDASERQVPLIEALKFVEAYRQAPTDFHQGLYLSGQFGVGKTYLLGAIANELALQGFETTLIHFPTFAVEMKNAIGQNNVLEKVNQIKKAPILMIDDIGADALSAWVRDEVLGIILQYRMQEQLATFFSSNFTMNELEKHLTTSQRGDEEPVKAGRIMQRVRYLAREVEVSGQNRRLQSN, from the coding sequence ATGGAAAATATGGGCAAAGATTTAACCGACTATATGAACCGGCAACGCCTGAATCAGCGTTTTAATAAATTAGTTGAAGAAGCCTTACAAGATCCTGATGTGCAGGCCTTTATTCAGGCTAATCAGGCCGCCCTATCACAAGAAACCGTGGCGCGCAGTGCCGCTAAGATCTATGAATACGTCAATGAAAAAAAGAAAATTTTAAACGGTGAAACAACGTTGGCCCCTGGCTACGCCCCTAAATTGGTGTTGAGTAACCACTTTATCGATGTCAGTTACGAACCAACAGCGGACTTAGTACAAAAACGCGCACAAGCCGAATTAAAAGCGCGTGTAAAATCGATTAACATGCCTAAAGACATTGTTGAAGCGAGCCTTGCGCACTATGATGCGAGTGAGCGCCAAGTACCGCTGATTGAAGCGTTGAAGTTTGTTGAAGCTTATCGGCAAGCGCCCACCGATTTTCATCAAGGCTTATATTTAAGCGGCCAGTTTGGTGTTGGTAAGACTTATTTACTAGGCGCAATCGCTAATGAGTTAGCACTGCAAGGCTTTGAAACAACGTTAATCCATTTTCCAACCTTTGCAGTTGAGATGAAAAATGCGATTGGTCAAAATAACGTCCTCGAAAAGGTCAACCAAATCAAAAAAGCACCAATTCTAATGATTGACGATATTGGTGCGGATGCACTGAGCGCTTGGGTACGGGATGAAGTATTAGGCATTATTTTGCAATACCGGATGCAAGAACAATTAGCCACTTTCTTCAGTTCTAATTTTACGATGAACGAACTGGAGAAACATTTGACAACCAGCCAGCGTGGCGATGAGGAGCCGGTGAAGGCCGGCCGAATTATGCAACGCGTGCGTTATTTAGCCCGTGAGGTTGAAGTCAGTGGTCAAAATAGACGCTTACAATCAAATTAG
- a CDS encoding helicase DnaB has product MSDAFDYLSPKDGFMVTKANYLSDFDQTVVTYLYQPLMGAVAYSLYLLLWSQSTQAKSQTTFQTHATLLNLLGVDLPAFYEARNKLEALGLMRTYQKNNNTGRNLVYELYAPMQPHIFFNDDLLSVILYESVGEKRFIELREHFKLQPVRSKEYEEVTKNFLTVFHVQNDHLTTTPTAVAEAQSTYQQKKAQNPSFTPVELRTFDWALLQEVVAQHQIDTDEILRNEQRLFNLHYFYGLDEMELGRLIGLTMDVADSRVNMDALEQNVLNNYTRRHNVQNNSEQPAKKPLETLQKEWQKAGFNEKEMQWLTESQQYLPIDYLEYLKQKNHGFVAKNEIRALRDLQNRYIFNNDVLNILVVYIISQYEGLTQALLDRIANQWAQQGVKTPADAILQIRDFQTKQETKQTKRQSRYQAKTKQETVPKWAKSDYQAPPTTSSKADQQEIDQLLKKIREGRES; this is encoded by the coding sequence ATGTCAGATGCATTTGATTATTTAAGTCCTAAAGATGGGTTTATGGTGACAAAAGCTAACTATTTGAGCGATTTTGATCAAACAGTCGTCACCTATTTATATCAACCACTGATGGGGGCTGTCGCGTACAGTCTCTATCTTTTGTTATGGAGCCAATCAACACAAGCTAAAAGCCAAACGACTTTCCAAACCCATGCTACTTTGTTGAATTTACTCGGGGTTGATTTGCCGGCTTTCTATGAGGCACGCAATAAACTGGAAGCATTGGGCTTAATGCGGACTTATCAGAAGAATAATAATACGGGTCGTAATCTGGTGTATGAATTATACGCACCGATGCAGCCCCATATTTTCTTCAATGATGATTTGTTAAGTGTCATTTTATACGAGTCAGTCGGTGAGAAGCGCTTTATTGAATTGAGAGAACACTTTAAATTACAACCAGTGCGCTCTAAGGAATACGAAGAGGTCACAAAGAACTTTTTGACGGTCTTCCACGTGCAAAATGATCATTTAACAACGACCCCTACCGCAGTTGCTGAAGCCCAAAGTACGTACCAACAAAAAAAGGCGCAAAATCCAAGTTTTACGCCAGTTGAGTTGCGGACCTTTGATTGGGCCTTATTACAAGAAGTGGTTGCACAGCACCAAATTGATACGGATGAAATTCTACGTAATGAGCAACGGTTATTTAATTTACACTACTTCTACGGCTTAGACGAAATGGAATTAGGGCGCTTAATCGGCCTCACCATGGATGTGGCTGATAGTCGGGTTAATATGGATGCATTGGAACAGAATGTTTTGAATAACTATACGCGCCGGCATAACGTTCAAAATAACAGCGAACAACCAGCTAAGAAGCCACTCGAGACCCTCCAAAAAGAATGGCAAAAAGCGGGTTTTAACGAAAAAGAGATGCAGTGGTTAACTGAAAGTCAGCAGTATTTGCCAATTGATTACTTAGAATATCTCAAGCAGAAAAATCATGGCTTTGTGGCCAAAAATGAGATTCGCGCATTACGGGATTTGCAAAATCGTTATATTTTCAACAACGATGTTTTAAATATTTTAGTCGTTTATATTATTAGCCAGTATGAGGGCTTAACACAAGCCTTATTGGATCGGATTGCCAACCAATGGGCGCAACAAGGTGTTAAGACCCCAGCTGACGCCATTTTACAAATTCGTGATTTCCAAACCAAACAAGAAACAAAGCAAACTAAACGACAATCACGTTATCAAGCCAAGACTAAACAAGAGACTGTACCGAAGTGGGCTAAGTCTGATTATCAAGCGCCACCAACCACATCAAGTAAGGCCGATCAGCAAGAGATCGATCAATTACTCAAGAAAATCCGTGAAGGGCGGGAATCATAA
- the nrdR gene encoding transcriptional regulator NrdR: MLCPHCHQNSSRVIDSRPTDEGRVIRRRRECENCQFRFTTFERVEQTPLLVIKKNGTREEFNRDKLLRGLIRAAEKRPVTMEQMTEIVDEVENKIRALGENEVSSQAVGEYVMAVLPGVDEIAYIRFASVYRQFKDMNVFMAELQEMMKKEKAKDQD; this comes from the coding sequence ATGCTATGTCCACATTGCCATCAAAATAGTTCACGGGTAATTGATAGTCGACCAACAGATGAAGGACGCGTTATTCGGCGGCGTCGCGAATGCGAAAATTGTCAATTCCGGTTTACAACTTTTGAAAGAGTGGAGCAAACACCGTTATTAGTCATTAAGAAAAATGGAACGCGTGAAGAGTTTAACCGCGATAAATTATTACGTGGTTTAATTCGGGCTGCTGAAAAGCGGCCGGTTACGATGGAACAAATGACTGAAATTGTTGATGAAGTTGAAAATAAAATTCGCGCGTTAGGCGAAAATGAAGTGTCGTCACAAGCTGTCGGCGAATACGTCATGGCTGTCTTACCAGGTGTTGACGAGATTGCTTATATTCGGTTTGCTAGTGTCTACCGTCAATTTAAAGACATGAACGTCTTCATGGCGGAATTACAAGAAATGATGAAAAAAGAAAAGGCTAAAGACCAAGATTAG
- a CDS encoding dephospho-CoA kinase: MTYFLGLTGGIATGKTTVAQMMAQQGLPIIDGDQIAHQVLANNQRVQAQIRATFGEQLVQNGQVDRAALGKLVFGNQAALAQLNAITAPVIRETIMAEMAAAKAHQEPLVILDLPLLYEQHYETVCDGVMVVYLPVEKQLARLMARNQLSREDALKRINSQASLTEKRDRADFVIDNQGSLAQLEAQLKAVLAGVCHKSGCPED; encoded by the coding sequence ATGACTTATTTCTTAGGCTTAACGGGTGGCATTGCTACCGGAAAAACAACAGTGGCGCAAATGATGGCCCAACAAGGCTTGCCGATTATTGACGGGGATCAAATCGCACACCAAGTGTTGGCGAATAATCAAAGGGTGCAAGCACAAATTCGAGCCACTTTTGGCGAGCAACTTGTGCAAAACGGCCAAGTTGATCGAGCAGCTTTGGGTAAGTTGGTCTTTGGTAATCAAGCTGCCTTGGCGCAACTCAACGCGATTACCGCACCGGTCATTCGGGAAACGATTATGGCCGAGATGGCCGCAGCTAAAGCGCATCAAGAACCGCTAGTTATTTTGGATTTACCGTTGTTGTATGAACAGCACTACGAAACGGTTTGCGACGGAGTGATGGTCGTTTATTTACCAGTTGAAAAGCAATTAGCGCGATTGATGGCGCGGAATCAATTAAGTCGCGAAGATGCTTTGAAACGGATTAACAGTCAAGCATCATTGACTGAAAAACGCGACAGAGCAGATTTTGTGATTGATAACCAAGGTTCACTGGCTCAATTGGAAGCCCAATTAAAGGCAGTTTTGGCAGGAGTGTGCCATAAGTCGGGATGTCCTGAGGATTAA
- a CDS encoding DNA-formamidopyrimidine glycosylase — protein sequence MPELPEVENVRRGLETLAVGKTVAAIDIRWSKIIVNPDEVFTAGLVGQKITAVDRRGKYLLIRFGEQLTVVSHLRMEGKYEVVAKNVPITKHTHVIFEFTDGQQMRYLDTRKFGRMQLIETGQENTVAGLKDLGPEPTPTTFLKADFYQRLQKHHKAIKPLLLDQKVVTGLGNIYVDETLWLSQIHPETPANVLTRAETDRLHDEIIAELELAINHGGTTVNTFLNATGHAGAFQEMLHVYGKKGVPCERCGTPIEKIKVAQRGTHFCPKCQLKRDAKQ from the coding sequence ATGCCTGAATTACCAGAAGTTGAAAATGTCCGCCGGGGACTTGAAACCTTAGCGGTTGGCAAAACGGTTGCAGCAATTGATATTCGCTGGTCGAAAATCATTGTTAACCCAGATGAAGTCTTTACTGCCGGATTAGTGGGCCAAAAAATTACTGCTGTTGATCGGCGGGGTAAATATTTGTTGATTCGTTTCGGAGAACAGCTGACGGTTGTCAGTCATCTGCGAATGGAAGGTAAGTATGAAGTGGTTGCTAAGAATGTGCCAATTACCAAACATACGCACGTGATTTTTGAATTCACGGATGGGCAACAAATGCGCTACTTAGATACGCGGAAGTTTGGGCGAATGCAGTTGATTGAAACCGGTCAGGAGAATACGGTAGCGGGGTTGAAGGACCTAGGGCCGGAACCAACACCGACGACTTTTTTGAAGGCGGACTTCTATCAACGGTTACAAAAGCATCACAAAGCCATTAAGCCATTGCTATTAGATCAAAAGGTTGTGACCGGTCTAGGTAATATTTATGTCGATGAAACGCTGTGGTTGAGCCAGATTCATCCCGAAACACCAGCCAATGTGTTGACGCGTGCTGAAACGGATCGTCTTCATGATGAGATTATCGCCGAATTAGAACTAGCGATTAATCATGGTGGGACGACGGTTAACACATTCTTGAACGCGACCGGTCATGCGGGTGCCTTCCAAGAAATGCTGCATGTTTATGGCAAAAAAGGGGTCCCTTGTGAGCGGTGTGGCACACCAATCGAGAAGATTAAAGTGGCACAGCGGGGGACGCATTTTTGTCCAAAGTGTCAGCTTAAAAGGGATGCAAAACAATGA
- a CDS encoding DNA polymerase I: MGSQKSLLLIDGNSVAFRAFYAMHQVLDSFTNQDGLHTNAIYAFKNMLDIILKRFEPTHVLVAFDAGKTTFRTAQFADYKGGRSKTPPELTEQFPYIKELLHAYGIQTAELANYEADDIIGTLACQAEQDGFVVNIVTGDRDLTQLTTDKTTVNITVKGVNDTEAYTPAHVKEKLGLAPSQIVDLKGLMGDTSDNYPGVTKVGEKTALKLLTEFGSIEGVYENVDAMKKSKMKEHLIEDRDQAFMSKKLATILRDAPIETQLADITYEGPNIDMLIAFYQAMNFQNFLKQLNVTPEVAEPAENYQYTVLTLDNLETVQAIKTPVAFGVEMLTDNYHTADLIGFYIGAPDHWYVSDDVALLAEPVLKDWLEDASYPKAVFDVKRTQVAANRLGVHLAGVDFDLLLASYLLKTTNNSNDLGTVANLHEYQNVQTDEAVYGKGAKRAVPTEPALLYQHLVQKAAAIYHLQPQLEEQLKEHQQFDLFTDMELPLALVLAQMEITGIRVDASRLQQMGSEFSQTLKILEEKVYAEAGETFNINSPKQLGVILFEKMGLPVIKKTKTGYSTAVDVLEQLRQDAPIVQTILDYRQIAKIQSTYVEGLLKSIHQDNKVHTRYLQTLTQTGRLSSVDPNLQNIPVRLAEGRKIRQAFVPSHPDWQMFASDYSQIELRVLAHISGDANMQEAFKEDRDIHANTAMKIFGLDSADEVTPDMRRQAKATNFGIVYGISDYGLSQNIGISRQEAKRFIDAYFEQYPGVQQFMVDIVKKAREEGYVETLFHRRRYLPDIHAKNFNLRSFAERTAMNTPIQGSAADIIKVAMILMQQELKKANLQARMLLQVHDELIFEAPTEEIPILQKLVPSVMDSAVKLAVPLKVESGFGPTWYDIKK; the protein is encoded by the coding sequence ATGGGTTCTCAAAAAAGTTTATTATTAATTGATGGTAATAGTGTTGCATTCCGGGCTTTTTACGCGATGCACCAAGTGTTAGATAGTTTTACCAATCAAGATGGGTTACATACCAACGCCATTTATGCGTTTAAAAATATGCTCGATATTATCTTGAAACGATTTGAACCAACACATGTTTTAGTGGCCTTTGATGCGGGCAAAACAACTTTTAGAACGGCACAATTTGCCGATTATAAGGGTGGGCGTTCTAAGACACCACCAGAATTGACAGAACAGTTTCCATATATCAAGGAACTATTGCACGCTTATGGTATTCAGACGGCTGAATTAGCGAACTATGAAGCTGATGATATTATCGGGACGTTAGCCTGCCAAGCAGAACAAGACGGCTTTGTCGTCAATATTGTAACGGGAGATCGCGATTTAACGCAGTTAACGACGGACAAAACGACTGTCAACATCACGGTCAAAGGTGTCAACGATACAGAAGCCTACACGCCAGCACACGTCAAAGAAAAATTAGGCTTAGCACCTAGTCAAATCGTAGACTTAAAAGGTTTGATGGGCGACACTTCCGATAATTATCCGGGTGTCACAAAGGTCGGCGAGAAGACGGCCCTGAAACTCTTAACAGAATTTGGGAGTATTGAAGGCGTCTACGAAAATGTTGATGCAATGAAAAAGAGCAAGATGAAGGAACATTTAATTGAAGATCGTGATCAAGCCTTCATGAGTAAAAAATTGGCGACGATTTTACGCGATGCCCCCATTGAAACACAGTTAGCGGACATCACGTATGAAGGCCCCAATATTGATATGTTGATTGCTTTTTACCAAGCGATGAACTTTCAAAACTTTTTAAAGCAGCTAAACGTGACCCCCGAAGTGGCTGAACCGGCAGAAAACTATCAATATACCGTTTTGACGTTGGATAATTTAGAAACGGTTCAAGCGATTAAAACACCGGTTGCCTTCGGGGTTGAAATGTTAACCGATAATTACCATACTGCCGATTTAATTGGTTTTTACATCGGTGCACCAGATCATTGGTATGTCAGTGATGATGTTGCGCTACTAGCGGAACCAGTATTGAAGGATTGGTTGGAAGATGCTAGCTATCCTAAAGCGGTCTTTGATGTCAAACGGACACAAGTGGCAGCTAATCGATTAGGGGTGCATTTAGCGGGCGTTGATTTTGATTTATTATTGGCTTCTTATTTACTGAAGACGACGAATAATAGTAATGATTTAGGAACGGTTGCTAATTTACACGAGTATCAAAATGTGCAAACCGACGAGGCCGTTTATGGGAAAGGTGCCAAACGGGCTGTCCCAACTGAACCCGCCTTGTTGTATCAACATCTTGTTCAAAAAGCGGCGGCCATTTATCATTTACAACCACAACTTGAAGAACAATTGAAGGAACATCAACAATTCGATCTCTTTACTGATATGGAATTACCATTGGCCCTTGTATTGGCACAGATGGAAATAACCGGGATTCGGGTCGATGCCAGTCGCCTCCAACAAATGGGCTCAGAATTCAGCCAAACCTTGAAGATTTTGGAAGAAAAAGTTTACGCGGAAGCTGGCGAAACCTTCAACATTAACTCACCTAAGCAACTGGGGGTCATTTTATTTGAAAAAATGGGCTTACCAGTCATTAAGAAAACGAAGACAGGCTATTCAACCGCTGTTGATGTGCTTGAACAATTACGGCAGGATGCACCGATTGTTCAAACCATTTTGGATTATCGCCAAATCGCCAAGATTCAATCAACCTATGTTGAAGGACTATTGAAATCAATTCATCAAGATAACAAAGTCCATACGCGTTATTTACAAACCTTGACGCAAACCGGTCGTCTATCGTCAGTTGATCCTAACCTACAAAATATTCCAGTTCGTTTGGCAGAAGGTCGCAAGATTCGCCAAGCTTTTGTTCCAAGTCACCCAGATTGGCAAATGTTTGCTTCTGATTACTCACAAATCGAATTACGGGTATTGGCACATATTTCAGGAGATGCCAATATGCAAGAAGCTTTCAAGGAAGATCGGGATATTCACGCGAATACAGCGATGAAGATCTTTGGGTTAGACAGTGCTGATGAAGTGACACCCGATATGCGACGCCAAGCCAAGGCTACGAATTTTGGGATTGTCTACGGGATTAGCGATTATGGGTTATCTCAAAATATCGGCATTTCGCGGCAAGAAGCCAAACGCTTTATCGACGCTTATTTCGAACAATATCCAGGTGTCCAACAATTCATGGTGGATATTGTAAAAAAAGCGCGTGAAGAAGGCTATGTCGAAACGCTTTTCCACCGGCGTCGTTATTTACCAGATATTCACGCTAAAAACTTTAACCTTCGTTCTTTTGCAGAACGGACAGCGATGAACACGCCAATCCAAGGTAGTGCTGCGGATATTATTAAAGTGGCGATGATTTTAATGCAACAAGAATTGAAAAAGGCGAACTTACAAGCCAGAATGTTACTACAAGTACACGATGAATTGATTTTTGAAGCACCAACTGAAGAAATACCAATCTTACAAAAATTGGTCCCAAGTGTGATGGACTCAGCCGTTAAATTAGCGGTGCCATTGAAAGTTGAAAGTGGTTTTGGCCCCACTTGGTACGATATTAAGAAATAA
- a CDS encoding HTH domain-containing protein, whose protein sequence is MDATNKSDLIGDSWSDFMEFAGLYRWLINNLSESMNRESQKYGLSFDQFLVMHEIKNNNNETTNSALADKMQVSRSAISRQCRSLRKMAFIAEQSDEKDQRIRRVHLTEKGLQVYNHLLYYYLDLYNDLKNEVGKDKVDATIGQSKEIFERMVSMNLNRPEAK, encoded by the coding sequence ATGGATGCAACTAATAAGTCCGACCTAATCGGTGATTCATGGTCCGATTTTATGGAATTCGCAGGATTATATCGTTGGCTCATCAATAATTTGAGCGAATCGATGAACCGAGAAAGTCAAAAATATGGATTATCATTTGATCAATTCTTAGTGATGCACGAGATTAAGAATAACAATAACGAAACAACTAATAGTGCTTTAGCAGATAAGATGCAAGTTAGTCGTTCTGCAATTTCACGCCAATGTCGTTCATTACGAAAGATGGCTTTTATCGCTGAACAATCAGATGAAAAAGATCAACGGATTCGTCGGGTACATTTAACTGAAAAAGGATTACAAGTTTACAATCACTTGCTTTACTACTATTTAGATCTATACAACGATCTTAAAAACGAAGTGGGCAAGGATAAAGTTGATGCTACTATCGGTCAAAGTAAAGAAATCTTTGAACGAATGGTGTCAATGAACCTTAATCGGCCAGAAGCAAAATAA